One Egicoccus halophilus genomic region harbors:
- a CDS encoding alpha/beta fold hydrolase: MTLQATYGSFAGPLEGTPVTVGDHDGTPVVLDVVVDGPADGEPVLLAAGLGMQRTGWSPRLLDGLHAAGYRTVTADNRDVGRATVLPGEVADLPRGADGWPVAPYGLADLAADLVTVLDQVGVDGRCHVVGISMGGMIAQHVALGTPRRVASLTSLMSMTGAADTGQTHASVRWVLTTPAPVADPDAYVEHALAVARAVGSPGRVDEDAVRARAAVEFARGVHPQGTARQLLAIRGDGDRTARLGAVAAPTLVVHGDRDPLIDVSGGAATAAAIAGSRLEVVAGLGHDLPDAFVDARVLPLLVDHLRAAPIA; encoded by the coding sequence ATGACGCTGCAGGCCACCTACGGGAGCTTCGCCGGGCCGCTCGAGGGCACCCCGGTGACGGTCGGGGACCACGACGGCACCCCGGTCGTCCTCGACGTGGTCGTCGACGGGCCGGCCGACGGGGAGCCGGTGCTGCTCGCCGCCGGCCTCGGCATGCAGCGCACCGGTTGGTCGCCGCGACTGCTCGACGGGCTGCACGCCGCCGGCTACCGCACCGTCACCGCCGACAACCGTGACGTCGGTCGCGCCACCGTGCTGCCCGGTGAGGTCGCCGACCTCCCGCGTGGTGCCGACGGCTGGCCGGTCGCGCCCTACGGGCTCGCCGACCTGGCCGCGGACCTGGTCACGGTGCTCGACCAGGTCGGGGTGGACGGTCGCTGCCACGTGGTCGGGATCTCCATGGGCGGCATGATCGCCCAGCACGTCGCCCTGGGCACGCCCCGACGGGTCGCCTCGTTGACGTCGCTGATGTCGATGACCGGCGCGGCCGACACGGGGCAGACGCACGCGTCGGTCCGCTGGGTGCTCACCACGCCGGCGCCGGTCGCCGACCCGGATGCGTACGTCGAGCACGCCCTCGCCGTCGCTCGGGCCGTGGGCAGCCCCGGCCGGGTCGACGAGGACGCCGTGCGGGCCCGCGCGGCGGTCGAGTTCGCGCGCGGGGTGCACCCGCAGGGCACCGCCCGGCAACTGCTCGCCATCCGGGGCGACGGCGACCGTACGGCCCGGCTCGGCGCCGTCGCCGCACCGACGTTGGTCGTGCACGGTGACCGCGACCCGTTGATCGACGTCTCCGGTGGTGCGGCGACCGCGGCCGCCATCGCCGGCTCCCGGCTCGAGGTGGTCGCCGGTCTGGGGCACGACCTGCCCGACGCGTTCGTCGACGCGCGGGTGCTGCCGTTGCTCGTCGACCACCTGCGTGCCGCGCCGATCGCCTGA
- a CDS encoding AAA family ATPase, producing the protein MSSNPSEFGGVVDVRERLSAVGYLPDASIETVTYLAERLHKPVLVEGPAGVGKTELAKAVAAARGAELIRLQCYEGLDEAKALYEWNYKKQLLRITHARGGDTAGGESWDAVEDDLFGEDYLLERPLLRALRHPGDVVLLIDEVDKVDFEFEALLLEILSDFQVTIPELGTVRGSRHPFVVLTSNNTRELSEALKRRCLYLHLDYPSVEREKQIVLSRVPEAPEALADQLVRIVRSLRQLELKKPPSISETLDWARTLLELGFDAVDEGVARSTLNVLLKYQQDVEKAAAHLKLPPRPEMN; encoded by the coding sequence GTGTCCAGCAACCCCAGCGAGTTCGGCGGTGTGGTCGACGTCCGCGAACGTCTGTCCGCGGTCGGGTACCTCCCCGACGCGTCGATCGAGACCGTCACCTACCTCGCCGAGCGGCTGCACAAGCCGGTGCTCGTCGAGGGGCCCGCCGGTGTCGGCAAGACCGAATTGGCCAAGGCCGTCGCCGCCGCCCGCGGGGCGGAGCTGATCCGCCTGCAGTGCTACGAGGGGCTCGACGAGGCCAAGGCGCTCTACGAGTGGAACTACAAGAAGCAGTTGCTCCGCATCACGCACGCCCGTGGCGGGGACACCGCCGGCGGCGAGAGCTGGGACGCGGTCGAGGACGACCTGTTCGGCGAGGACTACCTGCTCGAGCGGCCACTGCTGCGGGCGCTGCGCCACCCCGGTGACGTGGTCCTGCTCATCGACGAGGTCGACAAGGTCGACTTCGAGTTCGAGGCGTTGCTGCTCGAGATCCTGTCCGACTTCCAGGTCACCATCCCGGAGCTCGGCACCGTGCGGGGCAGCCGGCACCCGTTCGTGGTGTTGACCTCGAACAACACCCGGGAGCTGTCCGAGGCCCTCAAGCGTCGCTGCCTGTACCTCCACCTCGACTATCCGTCGGTCGAGCGGGAGAAGCAGATCGTGCTCTCCCGGGTGCCCGAGGCGCCGGAGGCGCTCGCCGACCAGCTCGTGCGCATCGTGCGCTCCCTGCGCCAGCTCGAGTTGAAGAAGCCACCGTCGATCTCCGAGACGCTCGACTGGGCACGCACCCTGCTCGAGCTCGGGTTCGACGCCGTCGACGAGGGCGTGGCGCGCAGCACCCTGAACGTGCTGCTGAAGTACCAGCAGGACGTCGAGAAGGCCGCGGCGCACCTCAAGCTGCCGCCGCGCCCCGAGATGAACTGA
- a CDS encoding vWA domain-containing protein produces MDERVADVLAEGPPPVNGLLQRVLDFVQALRRAGVGPTQSEAIDAVRTLPHLDLLDRTQLREALAAVTVTSVTHRRAFDDLFALYFPARPAGDGSDRAVEDAGDGDGELDPESYLDELLDRLMEGDEETIRQMARLAVDQFGRVEGRDGGVSYFQYKVFRAVDLQQLLRDMLGRTVDDAEQLTPLQERLHRDEFEARLRAFRQEVEAEIRRRAAADRGLEQVADRMTRPPVEELDFFHLSVEDQAALRAQIRPLARKLASRVSVKRRQGKDGRLDVRRTVRESLSTGGVPFDPHFRPRRPHKPELFVICDVSGSVASFARFTLLLVHALQEQFSKVRSFAFIDTLDEVTRLFERGDPTDAMQRMLAEAELVWLDGHSDYGHSLERFHTRYARDLTPRSTVLILGDARNNYRQANAWVLQDLARRARRVYWLNPEPIQFWDTGDSISSSYARFVEDMVEVRNLKQLATFVERIA; encoded by the coding sequence GTGGACGAGCGGGTGGCCGACGTGCTGGCCGAGGGGCCGCCACCGGTCAACGGGTTGCTGCAGCGGGTGCTCGACTTCGTGCAGGCATTGCGACGTGCCGGGGTGGGACCCACCCAGTCCGAGGCGATCGACGCGGTCCGCACGCTCCCGCACCTGGACCTGCTCGACCGCACCCAGCTGCGCGAGGCGTTGGCGGCGGTGACGGTCACCTCGGTGACCCATCGCCGCGCGTTCGACGACCTGTTCGCGCTCTACTTCCCCGCCCGTCCCGCCGGTGACGGCAGCGACCGCGCCGTCGAGGACGCCGGCGACGGCGACGGCGAGCTCGACCCCGAGTCCTACCTCGACGAACTGCTCGACCGGCTGATGGAGGGTGACGAGGAGACGATCCGGCAGATGGCCCGGCTCGCCGTCGACCAGTTCGGCCGCGTCGAGGGCCGTGACGGCGGGGTCTCGTACTTCCAGTACAAGGTCTTTCGCGCCGTCGACCTGCAGCAACTGCTGCGCGACATGCTGGGACGAACCGTCGACGACGCCGAGCAGCTCACTCCGCTGCAGGAGCGGCTGCACCGCGACGAGTTCGAGGCGCGGCTGCGGGCATTCCGGCAGGAGGTCGAGGCGGAGATCCGGCGTCGCGCGGCGGCCGATCGGGGACTGGAGCAGGTCGCCGACCGCATGACCCGGCCGCCCGTCGAGGAACTCGACTTCTTCCACCTGTCGGTCGAGGACCAGGCGGCCCTGCGGGCACAGATCCGGCCCCTGGCCCGCAAGCTGGCCTCGCGCGTGTCGGTCAAGCGCCGACAGGGCAAGGACGGACGCCTCGACGTACGACGCACCGTGCGCGAGTCGTTGTCGACCGGTGGCGTGCCGTTCGATCCCCACTTCCGCCCCCGCCGTCCCCACAAGCCGGAGCTGTTCGTCATCTGTGACGTGTCGGGGTCGGTGGCCTCGTTCGCCCGGTTCACGCTGCTGCTCGTGCACGCGCTGCAGGAGCAGTTCAGCAAGGTGCGCTCGTTCGCCTTCATCGACACGCTGGACGAGGTCACACGGCTGTTCGAGCGAGGGGACCCCACCGACGCGATGCAGCGGATGCTCGCCGAGGCGGAGCTCGTCTGGCTCGACGGCCACTCCGACTACGGCCACTCGCTCGAGCGGTTCCACACCCGCTACGCCCGCGACCTGACGCCGCGTTCGACCGTGCTCATCCTCGGCGACGCCCGCAACAACTATCGGCAGGCCAATGCCTGGGTGCTGCAGGACCTGGCCCGACGTGCCCGACGCGTGTACTGGTTGAATCCGGAGCCGATCCAGTTCTGGGACACCGGCGACTCGATCTCGTCGTCCTACGCCCGCTTCGTCGAGGACATGGTCGAGGTCCGCAACCTCAAGCAGCTCGCGACGTTCGTCGAGCGCATCGCGTAG
- a CDS encoding tryptophan 2,3-dioxygenase family protein yields the protein MQRVRYYWDYLGLDEVLAAQRLASSEDGGDPAHDELLFIVTHQAFELWFKQILWELDAVIGTLSQAPVDERDMGQVLHRLERINEIQPLLVQQFAVLETMTPLDFLDFRDQLIPASGFQSLQFRLIENRLGLDPAKRMKIQGSHYTSRLSREHAARVEASESEPTLLGALDAWLARTPFLRFGAFDFWAAYRDAVTTMIERDRQIVATNANLDEVSRQQQLDAFETTVETFATLFDRERWEQLRAQGRRRLSHEAFLAALLISLYRDEPAFHTPHRMLRTLVDLDIGFHAFRNAHAQLVHRTIGGRIGTGGTAGHEYLEAAARRHRVFTDLFDLATYSVPRDELPELPDDVRDQLRFRFQPS from the coding sequence GTGCAACGGGTGCGCTACTACTGGGACTATCTGGGTCTGGACGAGGTGCTCGCTGCGCAGCGGCTCGCCTCCAGCGAGGACGGCGGTGACCCGGCGCACGACGAGTTGCTGTTCATCGTCACTCATCAGGCGTTCGAACTGTGGTTCAAGCAGATCCTGTGGGAGCTCGACGCGGTCATCGGCACCCTGTCGCAGGCACCGGTCGACGAGCGCGACATGGGCCAGGTGCTGCACCGGCTCGAGCGGATCAACGAGATCCAGCCGCTGCTCGTCCAGCAGTTCGCGGTGCTCGAGACCATGACGCCGCTGGACTTCCTCGACTTCCGTGATCAGCTGATCCCGGCCAGCGGGTTCCAGTCGCTGCAGTTCCGGTTGATCGAGAACCGGCTCGGTCTCGATCCGGCCAAGCGGATGAAGATCCAGGGATCCCACTACACCTCACGGCTCTCGCGCGAGCACGCGGCCCGGGTCGAGGCGTCCGAGTCGGAGCCGACCCTGCTCGGCGCGCTCGACGCCTGGCTGGCACGAACGCCGTTCCTGCGCTTCGGCGCCTTCGACTTCTGGGCCGCCTACCGGGACGCCGTCACGACCATGATCGAACGCGACCGACAGATCGTGGCCACCAACGCGAACCTCGACGAGGTCAGTCGTCAGCAGCAGCTCGACGCGTTCGAGACCACGGTGGAGACGTTCGCGACGCTGTTCGACCGCGAGCGGTGGGAACAGCTGCGGGCCCAGGGCCGCCGACGGCTGTCGCACGAGGCCTTCCTCGCCGCGCTGCTGATCAGCCTCTACCGCGACGAGCCGGCGTTCCACACGCCCCACCGGATGCTGCGCACGCTGGTCGACCTCGACATCGGCTTCCACGCCTTCCGCAACGCCCACGCCCAGCTGGTCCACCGCACCATCGGCGGGCGCATCGGCACCGGCGGGACCGCCGGGCACGAGTACCTCGAGGCCGCCGCCCGCCGGCACCGGGTGTTCACCGACCTGTTCGACCTGGCCACCTACTCGGTGCCGCGCGACGAGCTGCCCGAGCTGCCCGACGACGTGCGCGACCAGCTCCGCTTCCGCTTCCAGCCGAGCTGA
- the nadD gene encoding nicotinate-nucleotide adenylyltransferase, producing MPARVGLLGGTFDPPHLGHLVVAESARVDLGLDEVRLLVAGDPWMKRTVGAPAHRVAMTRAAVAEDPHLSVDVRETARDGPTYTAQTLADLHADEPGTRWTFLLGADAVAALEQWHRPDDALAAAAFVAVTRPGHELHVAPRFADRVERLEVPRLEISSTDLRARYASGRSTRYLVPEAVDRYVRDHRLYVE from the coding sequence GTGCCCGCCCGGGTCGGCCTGCTCGGTGGGACCTTCGACCCGCCGCACCTCGGCCACCTCGTGGTCGCCGAGTCCGCGCGGGTCGACCTCGGGCTCGACGAGGTCCGGCTGCTCGTCGCCGGTGACCCCTGGATGAAGCGCACGGTGGGCGCCCCGGCGCACCGGGTGGCGATGACCCGCGCCGCCGTGGCCGAGGACCCGCACCTGTCGGTCGACGTCCGTGAGACCGCACGTGACGGGCCGACCTACACCGCGCAGACGCTGGCCGACCTGCACGCCGACGAGCCGGGGACCCGGTGGACGTTCCTGCTCGGGGCGGACGCCGTCGCCGCTCTGGAGCAGTGGCACCGCCCCGACGACGCGCTCGCCGCGGCAGCGTTCGTGGCCGTCACCCGTCCGGGCCACGAGTTGCACGTCGCCCCGCGTTTCGCCGACCGGGTCGAGCGCCTCGAGGTCCCACGTCTGGAGATCTCGTCGACCGACCTGCGGGCCCGCTACGCATCGGGACGATCGACCCGTTACCTCGTGCCCGAAGCGGTCGACCGGTACGTCCGAGATCATCGGCTGTACGTGGAGTGA
- a CDS encoding LytR C-terminal domain-containing protein has translation MDRDGAGWTHRTASAAQRRRLRRRARRPGSSLLRALAKVAGLAALGTLAATAIGATSLGPVTLPVVDLDPSGVATPAAVASREPIVRLVTGDVHATDATTLRDAGFTVFTVDATAQPGSVTRILVHRDGADALVVAADLRDVLRRGVIERGENLGDGVDLTVVLGADDRDGRR, from the coding sequence GTGGACCGCGACGGAGCAGGGTGGACGCACCGGACGGCGTCCGCGGCGCAGCGGCGACGCCTGCGCCGGCGGGCGCGTCGACCGGGGTCCTCGCTGCTGCGTGCCCTGGCGAAGGTCGCCGGCCTGGCCGCGCTGGGCACGCTTGCCGCGACGGCGATCGGCGCCACCTCGCTCGGACCCGTCACGCTGCCCGTGGTCGACCTCGACCCCTCGGGAGTCGCCACACCGGCGGCGGTCGCGTCCCGTGAACCGATCGTGCGGCTGGTCACCGGGGACGTCCACGCGACGGACGCCACGACGCTGCGCGACGCCGGGTTCACCGTCTTCACCGTCGACGCGACCGCCCAGCCCGGGTCCGTGACGCGGATCCTGGTGCACCGGGACGGTGCGGACGCGCTCGTCGTGGCCGCCGACCTGCGTGACGTGCTGCGCCGCGGGGTGATCGAGCGCGGCGAGAACCTCGGCGACGGGGTGGATCTGACGGTCGTCCTGGGGGCCGACGACCGCGACGGGCGTCGCTGA
- the rsfS gene encoding ribosome silencing factor, with the protein MPATDEAVALAVAAADAADDTKATDLTILEVADLLALVDVFLLATTASDRQLKATAESVEERLQREHGRKPLRREGTAEGGWLVLDYGDLVCHLFSTEEREFYALERLWADVPRRDVRTGEPVGASPARLGTDRSLEADA; encoded by the coding sequence GTGCCCGCCACCGACGAAGCCGTCGCGCTCGCCGTCGCCGCTGCCGATGCGGCCGACGACACGAAGGCCACCGACCTCACCATCCTCGAGGTCGCCGACCTGCTCGCCCTGGTGGACGTGTTCCTCCTGGCCACGACCGCGAGCGATCGACAGCTGAAGGCGACCGCCGAGTCGGTCGAGGAGCGCCTCCAGCGTGAGCACGGACGCAAGCCGCTGCGTCGTGAGGGCACCGCCGAGGGCGGCTGGCTGGTCCTCGACTACGGCGACCTGGTCTGCCACCTGTTCTCGACCGAGGAACGCGAGTTCTACGCGCTCGAACGGCTGTGGGCCGATGTTCCGCGGCGCGACGTGCGGACCGGCGAGCCCGTGGGTGCGAGCCCGGCGCGGCTCGGTACGGACCGCTCCCTCGAGGCCGACGCATGA
- a CDS encoding histidine phosphatase family protein: protein MRRLVLVRHGESIWNATGRIQGQQCAGLSDTGSAQARATGAALAEGHPDARVVVSDLLRCQQTAQPLLDALGGEPVTDARLRERSFGAWEGLTRDEVAERDAERWRRWRERDDEVVAEIDGETDAVFVARIVPVLRELLADTPQDGVTVAVTHGGPIWHGTHALLGLPPATLGTVHNASVTELVSTDGGSPALERYNEIAHLPRELRVGRQPAVVA from the coding sequence ATGAGGCGCCTGGTGCTGGTGCGCCACGGTGAGTCGATCTGGAACGCCACCGGTCGCATCCAGGGTCAGCAGTGCGCCGGCTTGTCGGACACCGGCTCGGCCCAGGCACGGGCCACCGGTGCGGCGCTCGCCGAGGGACACCCCGATGCCCGGGTGGTGGTCTCGGACCTGTTGCGCTGTCAGCAGACGGCGCAGCCGTTGCTCGACGCGCTCGGGGGCGAGCCGGTCACCGACGCCAGGCTGCGCGAACGCAGCTTCGGCGCCTGGGAGGGGTTGACGCGCGACGAGGTCGCGGAGCGCGACGCCGAGCGTTGGCGGCGGTGGCGCGAACGCGACGACGAGGTCGTGGCCGAGATCGACGGGGAGACCGACGCGGTCTTCGTCGCCCGAATCGTCCCGGTGCTGCGCGAACTGCTGGCGGACACGCCGCAGGACGGGGTGACCGTGGCGGTCACCCATGGGGGCCCGATCTGGCACGGGACGCACGCCCTGCTCGGGTTGCCGCCGGCGACGCTGGGCACGGTCCACAACGCGTCGGTGACCGAGCTGGTGTCCACCGACGGCGGATCGCCGGCGCTCGAGCGCTACAACGAGATCGCCCACCTGCCCCGCGAACTGCGTGTCGGCCGGCAGCCGGCCGTGGTCGCCTGA
- a CDS encoding DUF5698 domain-containing protein has protein sequence MFDPAIADAALADATDLWQLLWPAVAIALLRIGDVSLNVFKTVFVVQQRRWLAATTSGLEAGTWLAAAGIVFADMTPLRTAGFVVGVAAGTFVGVQLTGRLRLGMATVRVYADATRCDEVGRPLDLGHGIARAIHAAGFGATVFRGTGYKGDVDMVLATVRRRDADRVLAIARAVDEQSFAAIDNAVHPAPVPGVTPAGRV, from the coding sequence GTGTTCGACCCCGCAATCGCCGACGCCGCTCTCGCCGACGCCACCGACCTCTGGCAACTGCTGTGGCCGGCGGTGGCCATCGCCCTGCTCCGCATCGGCGACGTGTCCCTCAACGTGTTCAAGACCGTGTTCGTGGTCCAGCAACGACGCTGGCTGGCGGCGACGACGTCCGGTCTGGAGGCCGGCACGTGGCTCGCCGCGGCCGGGATCGTCTTCGCCGACATGACCCCGCTGCGCACGGCGGGGTTCGTCGTCGGCGTCGCCGCCGGCACCTTCGTCGGCGTGCAGCTCACCGGGCGCCTGCGACTGGGCATGGCCACGGTGCGGGTCTACGCCGACGCCACCCGCTGTGACGAGGTCGGGCGACCCCTGGATCTCGGTCACGGCATCGCCCGGGCCATCCACGCGGCCGGGTTCGGCGCGACCGTGTTCCGGGGCACCGGCTACAAGGGCGACGTCGACATGGTCCTGGCGACGGTCCGCCGCCGCGACGCCGACCGGGTGCTGGCCATCGCCCGTGCGGTCGACGAGCAGTCCTTCGCGGCCATCGACAACGCCGTCCATCCCGCGCCCGTGCCCGGGGTCACCCCCGCCGGCCGCGTCTAG
- a CDS encoding phage holin family protein, with product MSSTPTPHGSEAVDDLRVDTASAPPPGPNASLSDLVSRLGDDVTLLFRQEVELAKIEIKREATTAAKASGMFVVAGLLGLVTVFLLAWAAAWGLAAVMPTGLAFLIVGIVFGIAAAVIGMAGKKRFEQVDFTPHETVETLQEDKQVVQDRMSS from the coding sequence ATGAGCAGCACCCCCACTCCGCACGGCTCCGAGGCGGTCGACGACCTGCGGGTCGACACCGCCTCGGCCCCGCCGCCAGGCCCCAACGCCTCGCTGAGTGACCTCGTCAGCCGACTCGGTGACGACGTCACCCTGCTGTTCCGGCAGGAGGTCGAGCTCGCCAAGATCGAGATCAAGCGCGAGGCGACCACCGCCGCCAAGGCCAGCGGCATGTTCGTCGTCGCCGGCCTGCTCGGCCTGGTGACCGTGTTCCTGCTCGCCTGGGCCGCAGCCTGGGGTCTCGCCGCCGTGATGCCCACCGGTCTGGCCTTCCTGATCGTCGGCATCGTCTTCGGTATCGCCGCCGCCGTGATCGGCATGGCCGGCAAGAAGCGGTTCGAGCAGGTCGACTTCACCCCCCACGAGACCGTCGAGACCCTGCAAGAGGACAAGCAGGTCGTCCAGGATCGGATGAGTTCATGA
- a CDS encoding DUF3618 domain-containing protein has translation MSQYATTDTPQDPEQLKREIARTRSDMDRTLAELEDRVSPQRIKERQTEKVRGKFQRAKDAVMGNTPDSDEVKGRAQGMADDAKDRAQGMADDAKGRAQGLADSASGTLHDASEAIQQSPQRVEQATRGNPLAAGLIAFGAGALLGSLLPATRAEEELAGELRDTFEDPVRQQLQGAGQEMKDDLQEHAQQAVEDTKQSAQQAVDRTKSQAQGAADQVQGHAKDSAQTVKDQR, from the coding sequence ATGAGTCAGTACGCGACCACCGACACGCCCCAGGACCCCGAGCAGCTCAAGCGCGAGATCGCGCGCACGCGGTCGGACATGGACCGCACGCTGGCCGAGCTCGAGGACCGGGTCAGCCCGCAACGCATCAAGGAGCGGCAGACCGAGAAGGTTCGGGGCAAGTTCCAGCGCGCGAAGGATGCCGTCATGGGCAACACGCCCGACAGCGACGAGGTGAAGGGCCGTGCCCAGGGCATGGCCGACGACGCCAAGGACCGCGCGCAGGGCATGGCCGACGACGCCAAGGGCCGGGCGCAGGGGCTGGCCGACAGTGCCAGCGGCACGCTGCACGACGCCTCGGAGGCGATCCAGCAGAGCCCGCAGCGCGTGGAGCAGGCCACCCGCGGCAACCCGCTCGCGGCCGGACTGATCGCGTTCGGTGCCGGAGCGCTCCTCGGCTCGCTGCTCCCGGCCACCCGTGCCGAGGAGGAGCTCGCAGGAGAACTCCGCGACACCTTCGAGGACCCCGTCAGGCAGCAGCTGCAGGGTGCCGGCCAGGAGATGAAGGACGACCTCCAGGAGCACGCGCAGCAGGCGGTCGAGGACACCAAGCAGTCCGCGCAGCAGGCGGTCGACCGCACCAAGTCGCAGGCCCAGGGCGCTGCCGACCAGGTGCAGGGCCACGCGAAGGACTCGGCGCAGACGGTCAAGGACCAGCGCTGA